A region from the Corallococcus caeni genome encodes:
- a CDS encoding ThiF family adenylyltransferase: MALREDQILRYSRQILLRDVGGRGQEALLSGGARVDGLGASGLTATAYLAGGGTPVTGVGSLTMGPWSPGFLASAGDVGQPVAEVLARVVPEVNPDAVGTPGGGLLAELPAAWSGEAPWVALGGDGARGAVVFRGRDGCVWCFGETVRHLGTPPDGAMGVALGALGALVFQRLRLGMGPSLGGRWLSAPGAMTDLEPRRCSRCAAAEAKP, from the coding sequence ATGGCGCTGCGCGAGGATCAGATTCTCCGCTACTCCCGGCAGATCCTCCTGCGGGACGTGGGCGGGCGCGGGCAGGAGGCCCTGCTGTCGGGCGGCGCGCGCGTGGACGGGCTGGGCGCGTCCGGCCTCACCGCCACGGCGTACCTGGCCGGCGGCGGCACCCCGGTGACGGGCGTGGGCTCGCTGACCATGGGGCCCTGGTCGCCGGGGTTCCTTGCGTCAGCGGGAGACGTGGGCCAGCCCGTGGCGGAGGTGCTGGCGCGCGTGGTGCCGGAGGTGAACCCGGACGCGGTGGGCACGCCGGGCGGCGGACTGCTCGCGGAGCTGCCGGCGGCCTGGAGCGGCGAGGCCCCCTGGGTCGCGCTGGGCGGTGACGGCGCGCGCGGCGCGGTGGTGTTCCGGGGCAGGGACGGCTGCGTCTGGTGCTTCGGAGAGACGGTGCGCCACCTGGGCACGCCGCCGGACGGGGCGATGGGCGTGGCCCTGGGAGCCCTGGGCGCCCTGGTGTTCCAGCGGCTGCGGCTGGGGATGGGCCCGTCGCTGGGCGGCAGGTGGTTGAGCGCGCCGGGCGCGATGACGGACCTGGAGCCGCGCCGGTGCTCGCGCTGCGCGGCGGCGGAAGCGAAGCCCTGA
- a CDS encoding MoaD/ThiS family protein produces the protein MATIRIPTPMRTLTRNQAEVQATGATVGEVLRDLEARFPGMGARLFDDKGAVRRYVNIFLNEEDVRALKALDTPVKDADRITLIPAMAGG, from the coding sequence ATGGCCACGATTCGCATTCCGACGCCCATGAGGACGCTCACGCGCAACCAGGCCGAGGTCCAGGCCACCGGCGCCACCGTGGGCGAAGTGCTGCGCGACCTGGAAGCGCGCTTCCCCGGCATGGGCGCGCGCCTCTTCGACGACAAGGGCGCCGTGCGCCGGTACGTGAACATCTTCCTCAACGAGGAGGACGTGCGCGCGCTCAAGGCCCTGGACACGCCGGTGAAGGACGCGGACCGCATCACCCTCATCCCGGCCATGGCGGGGGGCTGA
- a CDS encoding HesA/MoeB/ThiF family protein: MHGSPDTDHHARIPHATRIERARVLVVGAGGLGCPASLALAQGGVGHLTLVDPDRVDVTNLPRQLWHRTQDVGRLKAESAAAGLLRAFPGLSVEALPERLDAGNAEALFREHDLVVDATDGVATKFFLSDVAVLTGVPLVYGGVLRMHGQALRIDPGGPCLRCLYEDVPPPDAVPTCAQAGVLGAMAGLIGAVQALLALELLAGAATGPRGQAMLHVLDGETLEGRTVKVTRAPGCPGCAIQSLPPFPSSQEDTACPT; this comes from the coding sequence ATGCACGGTTCGCCGGATACCGACCACCACGCGCGCATTCCCCACGCCACCCGCATCGAACGCGCGCGCGTGCTGGTGGTGGGGGCAGGCGGCCTGGGCTGTCCGGCGTCGCTCGCCCTGGCGCAGGGTGGGGTGGGCCACCTGACGCTGGTGGATCCGGACCGGGTGGACGTGACGAACCTGCCCCGGCAGCTCTGGCACCGCACCCAGGATGTGGGCCGCCTCAAGGCGGAGTCCGCCGCCGCCGGCCTGCTGCGCGCGTTCCCGGGCCTGAGCGTGGAGGCCCTGCCGGAGCGGCTGGACGCGGGCAACGCGGAGGCCCTCTTCCGCGAGCACGACCTGGTGGTGGACGCCACGGATGGCGTGGCCACCAAGTTCTTCCTGTCGGACGTGGCGGTGCTCACCGGCGTGCCGCTGGTGTACGGCGGCGTGCTGCGCATGCACGGACAGGCCCTGCGCATCGACCCGGGCGGCCCGTGCCTGCGCTGCCTCTACGAGGACGTGCCGCCCCCGGACGCGGTGCCCACGTGCGCGCAGGCGGGCGTGTTGGGCGCGATGGCGGGGCTCATCGGCGCGGTGCAGGCGCTGCTCGCGCTGGAGCTTCTGGCGGGCGCGGCGACGGGGCCGCGGGGCCAGGCCATGCTGCACGTGCTCGACGGCGAGACGCTGGAGGGGCGCACGGTGAAGGTGACGCGCGCGCCCGGCTGCCCGGGGTGCGCCATCCAGTCGCTGCCCCCGTTCCCCTCGTCCCAGGAGGACACCGCATGCCCGACGTGA
- a CDS encoding sensor histidine kinase, which produces MDSDPRPGDDHPAHDLKARVRAVLERRNLTDNVSAEQAAASWEQDRFVARARALFYARMMFLTLGLLILAVPAWSGYFGFNGPISFLGYFAMLIYSVANLLVIDHPKAGRWVTYLSLCFDLLITVVLIARPQVGGGLQSPLLATQLLFTTLFAILFPKPLAILPPLLALPITTRLDLLLNRSVTAVELLTLLWYLGLNFIIVYVLVYLNEREATAHREVVSLQGDLKELAVVEERNRLAREIHDGLGASLSSMIIQAEYILNLAREDGLRTEIREMKATAEESIEELRRNLRMMRDDFELAQGLEDYVKTFRDRTGQDIRFERTGLTRKLPPDAQLALFRILQECLSNAAKHAEAKEVQVRLDFSAEGVHLVVRDNGKGFDPGRTPRGHYGLLNMRERAMKLGGSIVVDSAPGAGAQVAFSLPCLSA; this is translated from the coding sequence ATGGACAGTGACCCCCGACCCGGCGACGACCACCCGGCCCACGACTTGAAGGCCCGCGTCCGCGCCGTGCTGGAGCGCCGCAACCTCACGGACAACGTGTCCGCGGAGCAGGCGGCGGCCTCCTGGGAGCAGGACCGCTTCGTCGCCCGGGCCCGCGCGCTGTTCTACGCGCGGATGATGTTCCTCACGTTGGGCCTTCTCATCCTCGCGGTGCCCGCGTGGAGCGGCTACTTCGGCTTCAACGGGCCCATCTCCTTCCTGGGCTACTTCGCGATGCTCATCTACAGCGTCGCGAACCTGCTCGTCATCGACCACCCGAAGGCGGGCCGGTGGGTGACGTACCTGTCGCTCTGCTTCGACCTGCTCATCACCGTGGTGCTCATCGCGCGGCCGCAGGTGGGCGGCGGTCTGCAGAGTCCGCTGCTGGCGACGCAGCTGTTGTTCACCACGCTCTTCGCCATCCTCTTCCCCAAGCCGCTGGCCATCCTGCCGCCGCTGCTGGCGCTGCCCATCACCACGCGGTTGGATCTGCTGCTCAACCGCTCCGTGACGGCGGTGGAGCTGCTCACGCTGCTCTGGTACCTGGGGCTCAACTTCATCATCGTCTACGTGCTCGTGTACCTGAACGAGCGCGAGGCCACCGCGCACCGCGAGGTGGTGTCCCTGCAGGGCGACCTGAAGGAGCTGGCGGTGGTGGAGGAGCGCAACCGGCTGGCGCGCGAAATCCACGACGGCCTGGGCGCGTCCCTGTCCTCGATGATCATCCAGGCGGAGTACATCCTGAACCTCGCGCGCGAGGACGGGCTGCGCACGGAGATCCGCGAGATGAAGGCCACCGCGGAGGAGTCGATTGAGGAGCTGCGCCGCAACCTGCGGATGATGCGCGACGACTTCGAGCTGGCGCAGGGCCTGGAGGACTACGTCAAGACGTTCCGCGACCGCACCGGGCAGGACATCCGCTTCGAGCGCACGGGCCTGACGCGCAAGCTGCCCCCGGACGCGCAGCTGGCACTGTTCCGCATCCTCCAGGAGTGCCTGTCCAACGCCGCGAAGCACGCCGAGGCGAAGGAGGTCCAGGTGCGCCTGGACTTCAGCGCGGAGGGCGTGCACCTGGTGGTCCGCGACAACGGCAAGGGCTTCGACCCGGGCCGCACGCCGCGCGGCCACTACGGCCTGCTCAACATGCGTGAGCGGGCCATGAAGCTGGGGGGTTCCATCGTGGTGGACTCGGCGCCCGGCGCCGGAGCCCAGGTGGCCTTCTCCCTTCCCTGTCTTTCCGCCTGA
- a CDS encoding response regulator transcription factor: protein MDPTSSAAPLPIRVFVVEDQTKILKNQLRLFEGHPDIDIVGTALSGEAAMEEVERANPDVLLLDLGLPRMSGIDVTREVKARFPRMEILIFTIFDEEDKVLEAVKAGASGYLLKGATVDKIVEAIKEVRAGGTVIQPNLARRLLRHFRVEPDTAPVPTEPLPVAPSAAEATAPDASAHEPLLKPLSDREREILQLIAKGVSNSEAARLLSLSKATIRTHLEHIYRKLEVTNRVEAVTEGIRKGLISV from the coding sequence GTGGACCCGACTTCCAGCGCCGCCCCCCTCCCCATCCGCGTGTTCGTCGTGGAGGACCAGACCAAGATCCTCAAGAACCAGCTGCGCCTCTTCGAGGGCCACCCGGACATCGACATCGTGGGCACCGCGCTGTCGGGCGAAGCCGCGATGGAGGAGGTCGAGCGCGCGAACCCGGACGTGCTGCTCCTGGATCTGGGCCTGCCGCGCATGAGCGGCATCGACGTCACCCGCGAGGTGAAGGCGCGCTTCCCGAGGATGGAGATCCTGATCTTCACCATCTTCGACGAGGAGGACAAGGTCCTGGAGGCAGTGAAGGCGGGCGCGTCCGGCTACCTGCTCAAGGGCGCCACGGTGGACAAGATCGTCGAGGCCATCAAGGAGGTGCGCGCGGGCGGCACGGTCATCCAGCCGAACCTCGCGCGGCGCCTGCTGCGCCACTTCCGCGTGGAGCCGGACACCGCGCCCGTGCCCACCGAGCCGCTGCCCGTGGCGCCGTCCGCCGCGGAGGCCACGGCCCCGGATGCGTCCGCGCATGAGCCGCTGCTCAAGCCGCTGTCGGACCGGGAGCGGGAGATCCTCCAGCTCATCGCCAAGGGCGTGTCCAACAGCGAGGCCGCCCGGCTGCTGTCGCTCTCCAAGGCGACCATCCGCACGCACCTGGAGCACATCTACCGGAAGCTCGAAGTGACGAACCGCGTGGAGGCCGTCACCGAGGGCATCCGCAAGGGCCTCATCTCCGTCTAG
- a CDS encoding sulfurtransferase TusA family protein: MPDVTATLDITREVCPMTYVRTKLKLESLPPDTLLEVLLKGDEPLKNVPRSAKDEGHDVVSLDPRGDGTHRLIIRKRGK, translated from the coding sequence ATGCCCGACGTGACGGCGACGTTGGACATCACCCGCGAGGTGTGTCCGATGACCTACGTGCGCACCAAGCTGAAGCTGGAGTCGCTGCCCCCGGACACGCTGCTGGAGGTGCTGCTCAAGGGCGACGAGCCCCTGAAGAACGTGCCTCGCAGCGCGAAGGACGAGGGCCACGACGTGGTGTCCCTGGATCCGCGCGGGGACGGCACGCACCGGTTGATCATCCGCAAGCGGGGGAAATGA
- a CDS encoding M67 family metallopeptidase: MLTRMIRHLEAAWPQEGCGVILRSGEGEVGSWRVVPLPNASPTPRVAYAFAPEPWLQVCLDADAREEEVACVFHSHVDAPAVFSSEDRRQAAPAGIALLPQVSYIVVAIRGGRAASASQSVWSTGGFQTVPLPLADFRFEKPV, encoded by the coding sequence GTGCTCACCCGGATGATCCGCCACCTGGAGGCCGCCTGGCCCCAGGAAGGCTGCGGCGTGATCCTCCGGAGCGGGGAAGGCGAGGTTGGATCATGGCGGGTCGTCCCCCTGCCCAACGCCTCCCCCACGCCGCGCGTCGCCTACGCCTTCGCACCAGAGCCCTGGCTCCAGGTCTGCCTGGACGCGGACGCACGCGAGGAGGAGGTGGCTTGTGTCTTCCACTCGCACGTGGACGCGCCCGCGGTGTTCTCCAGTGAAGACCGGCGCCAGGCCGCTCCAGCGGGAATCGCGCTCCTGCCCCAGGTGTCATATATCGTAGTCGCCATACGCGGAGGCCGGGCAGCCTCCGCCTCCCAGTCGGTTTGGAGCACGGGGGGTTTTCAGACTGTTCCGCTTCCATTGGCGGATTTCAGGTTTGAAAAACCCGTGTAA